The DNA window TACATGGCGCCGTACGGCACTGACGGGAAGGAAATCCGCGCGGCGGGGATTCCCACCTACGGGATCATGGGTGTCTTCATAAAGGACAGCGACCAGTTTGCCCACGGGCTCGACGAGCGGGTTCCGGTCCGATCGTTCTTCGACGCGCTGGAGTTTTGGAACACGGTGATGCGCCGGCTGTCCAGCGCGACAACTCCCTGACAAGCGCGTCGCCCCTGGCCAACCCGAGGTGGTGATCGATCTGGCCCGACTCTTCGCGAATCTGCCGTAGTCGATCGTTGTAAGGTTTCTGCCGGTCGGTGTGACTGCCTTCCAAACCAACCGAACCCGGCTCGATGAGAACCCTCGTATCTCCGCTACTCCCCGCCCTGCTGCTGCTCACGCTGGGAACCCCGGCAGCAGCCGCGGCGCAGACGCTGGTTCTCAAAGGCGCCACCCTGATCGACGGCACCGAACGCCCGCCGCAACCTGACGCGGTCGTAGTCATCCGGAACGGATGGATCACGGCGGTTGGTAATGCCAAGGACACCCGGGTCCCTGCCGGTGCGCGCGTCGTCGACCTGAGTGGACGCTACCTGCTGCCCGGATTCATCGAGATGCACGGCCATGTCGGTATCGGTGCGTGGGAAGTGGACTCGAGCGGCCCGAAGCGGCAGCTCGTCTACGCCTACGACGAGCCGGCAAGTCAGGAGCTGACCAAGAGCCAGCTTGCCTTCGGCATCACCACAGTCAGAAATCCCGCCGGGCTCACGAGGGAGAACGTGGATCTCAGAAATCGGGTCCGACGTGGCGACCTGATTGGTCCGCGGATCATCACCTCGGGGGCGCCGATCGATGCGCCCGGTCCCAACACCGCGGTGGATGGCGCCGGAACACCAGAGCAAGCGCGTGCTGCGGTCGATGGGCAGGTCGCGGCGGGCGTCGACTTCATCAAGGTCTACTCCAGTCTCGACTCGACTCTGATCCGCGCCGTGGTCGATCAGGCGCACAAGCATGGCGTTCCGGTTGTTGGGCATCTCTGGCAGACGTCCTGGACCGACGCGGCGCGAATCGGGATCGACGGCATCACCCACATCATCGTCAACAACGAGCGTCTGCTGCCCGCGGCCAAGCGGGAAGAGTACCGGAAGACGTACCTCAACGGTCAGTTCATGTTCGACTGGTTTCGCCTGGTCGACTTCGACGGGCCCGAAATTACCGAGATGATTCGCACGCTGGTGGACAAGCGGATCTCGATCGACCCGACGCTGGTGGCGTTCGAGGGCACGGCCTGGTGGGACCAGCCGGATCACTATCCGAAGGAAGCGGACACCTTCGTGCCGCCGAGCTTTCTTGCCAAGTGGGCATCGATGAACAGCATGCGCGGGTGGACAGCGGCCGAGTATGCCAATGCGCGGC is part of the Gemmatimonadales bacterium genome and encodes:
- a CDS encoding amidohydrolase family protein, with product MRTLVSPLLPALLLLTLGTPAAAAAQTLVLKGATLIDGTERPPQPDAVVVIRNGWITAVGNAKDTRVPAGARVVDLSGRYLLPGFIEMHGHVGIGAWEVDSSGPKRQLVYAYDEPASQELTKSQLAFGITTVRNPAGLTRENVDLRNRVRRGDLIGPRIITSGAPIDAPGPNTAVDGAGTPEQARAAVDGQVAAGVDFIKVYSSLDSTLIRAVVDQAHKHGVPVVGHLWQTSWTDAARIGIDGITHIIVNNERLLPAAKREEYRKTYLNGQFMFDWFRLVDFDGPEITEMIRTLVDKRISIDPTLVAFEGTAWWDQPDHYPKEADTFVPPSFLAKWASMNSMRGWTAAEYANARQQFPRMQELARRLHQAGVPLTVGVDHANPWMFHHEMELLAGAGIPNDAVLRMATRNGALALGLTSEIGTIAVGKRADLVVLDADPIADIRNTRRISWVVLGGKLARPSEYLPARLTRNRSARR